The DNA sequence TTGTTCAACTGACGGCTCTGCTGCTGTTTAACATGGGTAATTTGCTTAGTTACCGCATTGATCTCTTGCTTAAATTGCAAAATCACCGCCTGATCGCCACGCTTCTCCGCCGCATCTAATTTACGACGATACTTGTCGAGACGATCGTTTAACTGCTGTAACTCTTGCTTTAAATTCATTAACTTGCCTTAAAAATCTCGCGAATATACAAATGCCACTCAGATAAAAATAGGCAGCATTTGCCAGTTTGGCGAACATTATACCACTAATGAGGAAGGTACGAACAAGTCATCCGGCATCGGCAGCATCCTAGCCACAGCAGTATCTGCTGCTAAATTCAGCGCTTGTCGGTGAGATAGTGAATAACCTGATTGCTGCTGCCGCGAAACACCAGACTGGGATCGGCGAGCGACTGCTCAAACTTGCCATCCACCAGCACGTCCACATGGGCGATAACCGCTTGTTGGGCCGGGCTGAGTTCATCGAGTCTATAGCCGGTCCACAGCCAGATATCCTTGCCCCGGCACTCCTGCCTTACCCGTTTCACTAGAGTCAGAATGACATCGAGATTGCCCGGATGTAGCGGGTCGCCGCCAGAGAGCGACAGGCCGCGGCGCACAATGCGGGTATCATTGAGATCCTTAATCACCTGCTCGAGCATAGCCTCGTCGAACAGATGGCCCGAGTCAGGATTCCAGGTCGACTGGTTGTAGCAGCCACGGCACTGATGCTCGCAGCCCGAGACAAACAGGGTCGCCCTGGTGCCGGGTCCATTGACCACGTCGATAGGAAAATATTGATGATAGTTCATGTGCCCCTCATACAAAGATAGCAAGTGCCCCGGGACGCCTTGCTATCTTCATCTTTTATTTCACTTTCTATATTCACTTTGCGCCAGCAGCCGAAACTTTGGTGCTGCTTAGCTCAGCTCATTAGAGATGCTTCACCCGGCGTTTAACTTCTTCCTGCTTACCATAGTTGAAGGGTCTGGCATCCGGGCTACCTAGGTAGCCACACACCCTGCGGGTCACAGACACCCGGCTCGGCTCATGGTTGCCACACTTAGGACAGGTAAAGCCCTTGCTGGTACAGCTAAACTCGCCGGTGAAGCCACAGTCGTAGCACTCATCAATCGGCGTGTTGGTACCATAGTAAGGCACCCGGCTGTAACTATAGTCCCACACATCTTCCAGCGCCTCGATATTGTGCTGCATGTTAGGGTATTCGCCGTAGCAGATGAAGCCGCCACTGGTGAGCGCCGGATAGGGCTGCTCGAAATCCAACTTATCGTACGGATTCACCTTCTTCTCCACATCCAGGTGGAAGCTGTTGGTGTAGTAGCCGCGATCCGTTACGCCGTCGATCACCCCAAAGGCCTCGGTATCCAGCTTGCAGAAGCGGCTACACAGGTTCTCGCTCGGCGTGCTGTAGAGGCTGAAGCCATAGCCCGATTCCTCGCGCCAACGTACGGTCGCCGCCTTGAGGTGCTCGATAATGGCAAGCGCCTTGCCGCGCAGGGCCTCGCTGTCATACACATGGGTCTCGCTGCCGTAGAGGGCATTGATGGTCTCATGCAGGCCGATGTAACCCAGGGAGATAGAGGCGCGGCCATTCTTAAAGATGCCGCTGATCTCATCATCAGCGCGCAGACGCACGCCACAGGCGCCTTCCATATAAAGAATTGGCGCTACCCTTGCCTTCACGCCTTGTAGACGCTCGATGCGAGTGTCCAGGGCACGGCGGGCCACCGCCAGACGTTCATCCAGCAGCTGATAGAAACGCGTCTCGTCGCCCTTAGCCTCGATGGCGATCCGCGGCAGGTTCAGGCTGACCACGCCAAGGTTATTACGCCCTTCGTGCACCAGCTCGCCCTCCTCCTCGTAGGTACCGAGGAAGCTGCGACAACCCATAGGCGTCTTAAAGGAGCCGGTGACCTTTTCGACCTGTTCATAGTTGAGGATATCCGGGTACATGCGCATCGACGCACACTTGAGCGCCATCTGCTTGATATCATAGTTGCAGTCGCCCGCCTTGTGGTTGATGCCGTCGCGAATGGCGAAGACCAGCTTAGGGAAGACCGCCGTCTTACGGTTCTTACCCAGGCCCGTCATGCGTACCTTCATCATGGATGACTGGATGAGGCGCGACTCCCAGGAGGTGCCCAGACCGAAGCCGAAGGTGACGAAAGGCGTCTGGCCGTTGGCTGTGTGCAGGGTGTTGACCTCATACTCCAGCGACTGGAAGGCGTCATGACACTCTTTCTCCGTCTGCGCCGTGGCAAAGGCCTTGGCGTCTGTGATCCCCCAGGTCAGCGCGACCTGATAGTGCTTGTCATAGCTCTTAGCGACGAAAGGCGCGAGCACCTCGTCGATACGGTTGATAGTGGTGCCGCCATAGATATGGCTGGCCACCTGAGCGATGATCTGCGCCGTAACCGCAGTCGCAGTCGAGATAGACTTAGGGGTCTCGATCTCGGCGTTGCCCATCTTGAAGCCATGGGTCAACATGCCGGCCAGATCGATCAGCATACAGTTAAACATGGGGAAGAAAGGCGCATAGTCGAGATCGTGATAATGGATCTCACCCGACTCATGGGCCGCCACCACATCCTTAGGCAGAATATGGCGTGTGGCATAGTGTTTGGCCACAATGCCCGCCAGCAGATCACGCTGGGTGGGGATCACCTTGGAGTCTTTGTTGGCGTTCTCGTTCAGCAGCGCCGCATTGCTCTGCTCGACCAAGCCACGGATCTCGCGGTTGAGACGGCTGCTCAACTCACGATGGATATCCCTGTCGTGGCGATACTCGATATAGACCCTGGCGAGTTGCTTATAGGGGCCTTCCATCAACTGATTTTCTACCGCATCTTGCAGGTCGTGAATATCCACCTGCTCGAGTTCGGCCACCGACTGGCGTACTTGTAGGGCCACCTCGGTGGCATAGGCAACATCATCAATACCTGCCGAACTTGCTGCAGCAACCACTGCATCTCGAATCCTTGTTTCGTCAAAAGGCGTGCGGTAACCATCCCGCTTAATAACCACTGGCATTGTTCAATATCTCCTCAAGTAACGGCCAAATTAACACCATATATAGTGTTAATATAGACGATGAACACAATATGTAGCGCATTAAGCTACAAGTTAGGCTCAAGTACCTTGATCCAGATCATTAATTTGCGGATGGAATTTTGTGACACAAGATTACTGCCAACTGGGCCACTTATCGTTAAAACTTGCCTTGACCCAGTCGGCAAAGGGAGCTAGATGCGGGATAAAAATGGGACAAGCTGTGAATAAATTACGTAATTCGTTTAGATAGTGCCAGATAACGCTGTAATTGCCCGGAAGCCTGTTGCGAACTTCCCGATGTGGCGGCCAATTGCATGGTGGATTTAAGCGCCTGCCACATCTCCTTGTCTCTGCTCGTCAGACCGTTATCGCCCTGTACAAACACCGACAGCTGGGCCGATACCCGCGCCGCCTTCTGGTTCAGTCCCTGAGTGTCGAGGCTGTCCATCTGCTTGAGCACAGACTCGGCGTCATCGAGCATGGCAATCATCACGCTATCGGGCTTACTCTCCTTGAGCTGCTCGCGCTGGCTGGCGATAAAGTCGAGCAGCGACGGCTGCGAGCCATCGCCCCTTGGGATCTCAAAGCCCGCCTGACTCAGGCGATTTAGCTGATTTTCCGACAAGATGCCGTCCTGATGCAGACGCTGAATTAACTTGGGAATATCACCGATACCAAACTGCCCCTTGGAGAAGAAGTCTTTAGCCATCGCCTCTATCTTCTGCGCCCGCTCGGCCCTTGGCGAGAGAAATACCGCCTCCTGGGGGATATCTGGGCCTGTCGTTTGCACCTTGGAGGCTTGATTTGACAGGGTCACCTTATCGCTGGCCGATGAGCCGTCGACATCACGTGTGTCCTGACCATGTGTATCAGGGCCATGTGTTTCTTGGCCGTGTGTTTCTAGGCCATAACTGTTGGCGATCAGATTGGCTTGTGAACCATTAATGGCCTGGCTAATTGAATTCATTGTCAATTTTTCGACTACTGCAGAGAAATATCCCTGCAAGTAGCAAAAACCAGGCCAGAGCTCCTAGCCAGAGCTCCTAAAGAGACAAGCCTTAGGGAATGCTAGCCGTTTATTTAAACAACTCCTGTTTATAAGGACTGACGCCTAAGGGCTAACAACTACGCACTCACGCCTAAAGACTATTACTTAGACTATTACTCAGGCTATTACTCAGGCTATTACTCAGGCTATCAGTGACGCTCAAGCTCATCGATACGGGCGCGGATAATATGAGCCACCTGCTTAACCGCCTCTTGTCCCGCCTCGATCGCCTCGCCCGCGCGATGGAACTCCATGGTGCCAATCTCCATCACGTTAGGGGTGATCAAGATATCCGGTGGATCCCCCATCAGGCGCACCCGCTTGTGGCGCTGCTCCAGGATATCCATCGACTGAGACATCACCGCCAACATGCCTGGCTCACTGCGATTACCGAGGGAAAACTTATCGGTCAAGCCGCTGACATAATCCCGTCCCCGGGCCAAGAGATCCATAAAGCCGCTCTCCAGTTCCTTCTCGGCTTTCACCTGCTCTGCCTGACTGGCCTTCACATCGGAAGAGATGGCCACGGGCAGCTGCTGATGGCGGGTCTTCCTGTGAGCGTTAAGATCCACGGCAATCACCAGGTCGACGCCCATTGCACGGCTCACCGACACGGGCACAGGGTTAACCACGGCGCCATCCACCAGCCAGCGCTCGCCAATACGCGCCGGCGGCAAGATCCCCGGCATGGAGCAGGAGGCTCGCACCGCATGACGCAGGCTACCCTGCTTGAACCAGATCTCCTGGCCGGTATAGAGATCGGTCGCCACCGCCGCAAAGGGCATCTGCATCTGTTCGATATCCAGATTGCCGATATGCTGCTGCATCACGTCGAACACCTTCTCGCCGCCAATTAGCCCGCCCTTGCGCCAGCTCAGATCCATCAGGCCCAGCACATCCCAGCTGGAAAAGCTGGTCACCCAGGCCTGTAGATCGTTAAGGTTATCTTGCGCATAGGCGGCGCCCACCACGGCGCCGATAGAGCAGCCGGCCACCTTATTGGGAAAGACTCCCATGTTCGCCAGCTCGTTTAGCACCCCTATGTGGGCCCATCCTTTCGCCGCACCACTGCCCAGTGCAATGCCGATATTCGCCATCTTCTCTGTTACTCTCCCTGGGACGCGAGCCGCTTGAGCAAGCCGCGTCTTAATGTCTTTAGTTTTCATCATAAGCCAAACCATGACGCCGCACAGCCCATAGCGGTAAAAATTAATCTAAGCGCTGAGCCTTAGCATTGACTGGCGACGGGTCAGCGCGCAAGTCGTGGCTGAATCGCTCACGGCGATGTATAATGCGCCCCTATCTATATTTCGGAGCACAGCATTGCAATTTTCAGATTTTTCACTCGATAAACGTCTACTGACCAGCCTTGAACACATGGGCATCGACACGCCGACCGAGATCCAAACGCAATCGATACCCGTAGGCTTATCGGGAAGAGATCTTATGGCATCGTCTAAAACGGGCTCGGGCAAGACCCTGGCCTTCCTGTTGCCAGCAATGCAGCGCGTCATCGCCACCAAGGCGCTAAGCAAGCGCGATCCCAGGGTGTTGATCCTACTACCGACCCGAGAGCTGGC is a window from the Shewanella loihica PV-4 genome containing:
- the rssA gene encoding patatin-like phospholipase RssA — protein: MANIGIALGSGAAKGWAHIGVLNELANMGVFPNKVAGCSIGAVVGAAYAQDNLNDLQAWVTSFSSWDVLGLMDLSWRKGGLIGGEKVFDVMQQHIGNLDIEQMQMPFAAVATDLYTGQEIWFKQGSLRHAVRASCSMPGILPPARIGERWLVDGAVVNPVPVSVSRAMGVDLVIAVDLNAHRKTRHQQLPVAISSDVKASQAEQVKAEKELESGFMDLLARGRDYVSGLTDKFSLGNRSEPGMLAVMSQSMDILEQRHKRVRLMGDPPDILITPNVMEIGTMEFHRAGEAIEAGQEAVKQVAHIIRARIDELERH
- the nrdG gene encoding anaerobic ribonucleoside-triphosphate reductase-activating protein; this translates as MNYHQYFPIDVVNGPGTRATLFVSGCEHQCRGCYNQSTWNPDSGHLFDEAMLEQVIKDLNDTRIVRRGLSLSGGDPLHPGNLDVILTLVKRVRQECRGKDIWLWTGYRLDELSPAQQAVIAHVDVLVDGKFEQSLADPSLVFRGSSNQVIHYLTDKR
- the nrdD gene encoding anaerobic ribonucleoside-triphosphate reductase, producing the protein MPVVIKRDGYRTPFDETRIRDAVVAAASSAGIDDVAYATEVALQVRQSVAELEQVDIHDLQDAVENQLMEGPYKQLARVYIEYRHDRDIHRELSSRLNREIRGLVEQSNAALLNENANKDSKVIPTQRDLLAGIVAKHYATRHILPKDVVAAHESGEIHYHDLDYAPFFPMFNCMLIDLAGMLTHGFKMGNAEIETPKSISTATAVTAQIIAQVASHIYGGTTINRIDEVLAPFVAKSYDKHYQVALTWGITDAKAFATAQTEKECHDAFQSLEYEVNTLHTANGQTPFVTFGFGLGTSWESRLIQSSMMKVRMTGLGKNRKTAVFPKLVFAIRDGINHKAGDCNYDIKQMALKCASMRMYPDILNYEQVEKVTGSFKTPMGCRSFLGTYEEEGELVHEGRNNLGVVSLNLPRIAIEAKGDETRFYQLLDERLAVARRALDTRIERLQGVKARVAPILYMEGACGVRLRADDEISGIFKNGRASISLGYIGLHETINALYGSETHVYDSEALRGKALAIIEHLKAATVRWREESGYGFSLYSTPSENLCSRFCKLDTEAFGVIDGVTDRGYYTNSFHLDVEKKVNPYDKLDFEQPYPALTSGGFICYGEYPNMQHNIEALEDVWDYSYSRVPYYGTNTPIDECYDCGFTGEFSCTSKGFTCPKCGNHEPSRVSVTRRVCGYLGSPDARPFNYGKQEEVKRRVKHL
- a CDS encoding YibL family ribosome-associated protein, with protein sequence MNLKQELQQLNDRLDKYRRKLDAAEKRGDQAVILQFKQEINAVTKQITHVKQQQSRQLNKRGTEVSELAFSRALTKAEQADMGKLKRSVKGLIVVHPMTALGRQMGLTQVTGYAPKAF